One genomic window of Nicotiana sylvestris chromosome 10, ASM39365v2, whole genome shotgun sequence includes the following:
- the LOC104236703 gene encoding ubiquitin-conjugating enzyme E2 28-like, with translation MASKRILKELKDLQKDPPTSCSAGPVAEDMFHWQATIMGPPDSPYTGGVFLVTIHFPPDYPFKPPKVAFRTKVFHPNINSNGSICLDILKEQWSPALTISKVLLSICSLLTDPNPDDPLVPEIAHMYKTDKSKYETTARSWTQKYAMG, from the exons ATGGCATCCAAACGGATTCTCAAAGAGCTCAAGGATCTCCAGAAAGATCCTCCTACCTCTTGCAGCGCTG GCCCAGTTGCTGAAGACATGTTTCATTGGCAAGCAACAATTATGGGTCCACCTGACAGCCCTTATACTGGCGGAGTGTTTCTTGTTACCATTCATTTTCCACCTGACTATCCATTTAAGCCACCGAAG GTAGCTTTTAGGACAAAGGTTTTCCACCCAAACATCAACAGCAATGGTAGCATTTGCCTTGACATTTTGAAGGAACAGTGGAGCCCGGCACTTACAATTTCCAAG GTATTGCTGTCAATCTGTTCTCTGTTAACAGACCCTAATCCTGATGATCCATTGGTGCCGGAGATTGCTCATATGTACAAGACTGATAAAAGCAAGTACGAAACAACCGCCCGGAGCTGGACTCAAAAGTATGCCATGGGTTAG
- the LOC104236705 gene encoding V-type proton ATPase subunit E-like: MNDTDVSKQIQQMVRFIRQEAEEKANEISVSAEEEFNIEKLQLVEAEKKKIRQEFERKEKQVDVRKKIEYSMQLNASRIKVLQAQDDLVSSMKEAAAKELLHVSHHHNHHIYKKLLHDLIVQSLLRLKEPSVLLRCRKDDVHLVEDVLDAAKEEYAEKAMVHSPEIIVDHIHLPPAPSHHNAHGPSCSGGVVLASRDGKIVCENTLDARLEVVFRKKLPEIRKCLFGQVIA, translated from the exons ATGAACGACACAGATGTATCCAAGCAGATCCAGCAGATGGTCAGATTCATCCGCCAAGAAGCGGAGGAAAAAGCCAATGAGATTTCCGTTTCCGCTGAAGAA GAATTCAACATTGAGAAGTTGCAGCTAGTGGAAgcggagaagaagaagatcagaCAAGAATTCGAACGCAAGGAGAAACAAGTTGACGTCCGCAAGAAAAT TGAGTATTCCATGCAACTCAATGCCTCTCGGATCAAAGTTCTCCAAGCTCAGGATGACTTGGTTAGCTCCATGAAGGAAGCAGCAGCAAAGGAGCTCTTACATGTTAGCCATCACCACAACCATCATATCTATAAGAAGCTTCTTCATGATCTTATTGTTCAG AGTTTACTCAGACTTAAAGAGCCTTCTGTCCTACTGCGTTGTCGAAAAGATGATGTACACCTGGTAGAAGATGTATTGGATGCTGCAAAGGAGGAGTATGCAGAGAAGGCAATGGTCCACTCACCTGAGATCATAGTTGACCACATCCACCTTCCACCCGCCCCATCTCATCATAATGCACATGGTCCTTCTTG CTCTGGAGGAGTAGTATTGGCTTCTCGAGATGGGAAAATTGTGTGTGAGAACACACTTGATGCCAGATTGGAAGTTGTGTTCCGTAAAAAACTACCCGAG ATTCGCAAGTGTCTATTTGGTCAGGTTATTGCCTGA